Sequence from the Bacillus thuringiensis genome:
CCATGGGGTGCAGTTGCGATTAACATCGGATTAGTTGCTTCACTTGTCGGTACATTAATTGGCTGGTTTTTACTTGTTTCTGAAATTTCACACGTAGCAGGAAAAGATGGCGTATTTCCGAAAGTCTTTACGAAAACAAATAAAAAACAAACACCGCACATGGCATTATGGATCTCAAATGGTGTTGCCCAAATTATATTTATCATCGTTTTGTTTTCGGAATCAACATATCAAATTATGTATTTCATTGCATCAACATCAATTTTATTACCATATTTATTATCAGCGTTATTCCAATTTAAATTAGTCATTACAAACGAACTAAAAGACGCTAAATTAAAAAACGGAGCGTTAGCTTTAATTGCTTCTATTTACTCTGTATGGCTTCTTTATGCAGCGGGTTTAAAGAATTTACTACTCGTTTCAATTGTGTATGGAATTGGAATTATTGTTTACACGTTTGCAAGAAAAGAACAAGGGAACCGTTGCTTTGCAGGTGCAGAGAGATATGTGATGTGGGCAATTATTATTGCGGCTATCACATCACTGTATATGTTATTAACTGGAAATATAAAAATGTAAAAAGTCCTTTTCATTTAAAGGGCTTTTTTCTTTGTTTAGAGAATATTTACTACATAAGATATTCAGGAGGGATGAGAATGGAAGAAAAAGAACAGTTGTCTAGAATAATTGATTTAGCTAGCGAGTTAAGGAAAGTATTAGTGCAAGAATCATTTTTTAATCATCATCCTGAACTGAGAGGAGTCATTGAAAATTTAGCAAGTTCTGTTGAAAATTTGGCGGAATTACAAAAAAGTAACGATGAAAACGCTGAAGATCGATTACGTTACGTACTTGCGAAAATGAAAATTGCTCATAATGCAATTTTACAAGAGAAAAAAGCATTTCCTTCTCATTAATATACGTTTTCATTTTGAACCTGGCGGATAACGTCAGGTTTTTTGTTTCTAGTTTTTCGTTTTTTTCATACACTAAGAATAGTATGAAAAAAGAAGGTGACGAAGGTGAAATTACATAAAGCTCTTCAGCCAAGTTTTATAAAACGAATGTACTATATGAGGTTTATCGGGAAGTTTACAAAAGCAGAGAGAGAGAAGAGTGGAGAGAATTTCTTTGTACAATGCCTATCGCCAATACCACTCACGTTACAAGAGCAATTAAAAAATGAACCATACGTATTTGAAGGTTTATGTAGCAATAAAAAGAATGAAAAAGTCTTTTCGGAATTAAAGAAAAGAAAATTAGAAAAGCAATTGGTTATGTTTCGCCTCTATTATGAAAGAGGACATTTATACGTGGAGTTAATTTGTACAGAGGAACCGCGAGAAGTGGTAAACGACTATAAAATGATTCCAGTACCTAAAGTTTCCGATTTCAGAAAGGGAGAGTCTTTAGAAAGAAAACTTGGTAATGGTTATTTGTCATTTCTAATGCCAAAATATCCAAAAGACTTTGAGCCTCCTGAATTATTGTGGCATGAGGGAAGATTATATGGAAATATATCTTTAAAGTCATCATCAATTAGTTCAATCGCATATTTTGAACAGCAGCGGGAATGTAAGTATATAGAATTAAATGACTGGATGAAGTATGTAGAAATAGCGGTAGAAGATCAATTATATTTTGTAAGCAATCATGTGTATGAGCAATTAAAAAAACGAATGACCGAAGAAGGTAAGCTTGTAGAGGTAGAGGAAATAAAAGTGCATAAGGATGAATGGGAATGGGATGAGCGTGAATCCGTCTTTTTACAGTATGTAAAAAGTTTTGTGCGTAATAAAGGGATATATTTGGATGAAACTGATATTTATAATTTTCATATAAGTGCAAAAACAAATATGTTGACGATTCTTGGTGGTATACCAGGCGCTGGGAAATCCCGTTTTGTGCAAGCTTATGCAGAAGCACTTGGATTACAGTATGGAGAAGAATTGGTTTGGATTCCGATTTCACCATCGTATCAAGAACCACATGATTTACTTGGTTACCTTCACCCAAATGGTTCTTTTATT
This genomic interval carries:
- a CDS encoding AAA family ATPase, whose amino-acid sequence is MKLHKALQPSFIKRMYYMRFIGKFTKAEREKSGENFFVQCLSPIPLTLQEQLKNEPYVFEGLCSNKKNEKVFSELKKRKLEKQLVMFRLYYERGHLYVELICTEEPREVVNDYKMIPVPKVSDFRKGESLERKLGNGYLSFLMPKYPKDFEPPELLWHEGRLYGNISLKSSSISSIAYFEQQRECKYIELNDWMKYVEIAVEDQLYFVSNHVYEQLKKRMTEEGKLVEVEEIKVHKDEWEWDERESVFLQYVKSFVRNKGIYLDETDIYNFHISAKTNMLTILGGIPGAGKSRFVQAYAEALGLQYGEELVWIPISPSYQEPHDLLGYLHPNGSFIESETKLVRALMKAKENQNQLYIIVFDEMNMSHIEHWFTPFLSVLQLEKQNRILNLYEGVQEKENPIPPTIEIGENIIFVGTVNFDETTKELSDRLLDRTNVITLRKIPFCEMCMEQEKVVLQKPLKVTTGEFRINWVRNKSMIEVFSEEELELLDKLHGVLSSHDASKGISFRCANAIATYLQNIPFQNNHSYMISREEGFDLQIKQRVLTKIRGTEMMVGSLLSEEVKRGATLVPLLQSTLANRVSTFEHSLAYIREKRRELELYGYAK